A window of Citrus sinensis cultivar Valencia sweet orange chromosome 7, DVS_A1.0, whole genome shotgun sequence contains these coding sequences:
- the LOC102621900 gene encoding protein RAE1 isoform X2 gives MATFGAAAVATNQNPNKSIEVSQPPSDSVSSLCFSPKANILVATSWDNQVRCWEISRGGTGVASVPKASISHDHPVLCSTWKDDGTTVFSGGCDKQVKMWPLLSGGQPVTVAMHDAPIKEVAWIPEMNLLATGSWDKTLKYWDTRQPNPVHTQQLPDRCYALTVRYPLMVVGTADRNLVVFNLQNPQTEFKRINSPLKYQTRCVAAFPDQQGFLVGSIEGRVGVHHLDDSQQSKNFTFKCHRDGSEIYSVNSLNFHPIHHTFATAGSDGAFNFWDKDSKQRLKAMSRCGQPIPCSTFNNDGSIFAYSVCYDWSKGAENHNPATAKTYIYLHLPQETEVKGKPRAGTSGRK, from the exons GTGTCTCAACCTCCCAGTGATTCTGTTTCAAGCCTTTGTTTCAGTCCCAAGGCCAATATCTTGGTTGCAACCTCATGGGATAATCAG GTAAGGTGTTGGGAAATTTCACGCGGTGGAACTGGTGTGGCCAGTGTGCCCAAGGCATCAATTTCGCATGACCATCCG GTCCTATGCTCAACATGGAAGGATGATGGAACTACTGTCTTCTCTGGAGGATGTGACAAGCAGGTCAAGATGTGGCCTTTACTCTCTGGTGGTCAGCCAGTGACTGTGGCTATGCATGATGCGCCAATTAAGGAGGTTGCTTGGATTCCAGAGATGAATCTACTTGCTACAGGAAGCTGGGACAAGACATTGAA GTACTGGGATACAAGGCAGCCAAATCCTGTGCACACTCAACAGCTGCCTGATCGCTGCTATGCACTTACAGTGAGATATCCACTTATGGTTGTTGGCACTGCAGATAGAAATCTAGTTGTCTTCAACTTGCAGAATCCTCAg ACTGAGTTCAAGAGAATCAATTCCCCGTTGAAGTACCAGACGAGATGTGTTGCTGCCTTTCCTGACCAGCAAGGTTTCTTG GTTGGTTCAATTGAGGGAAGGGTTGGTGTTCATCATCTTGATGATTCACAGCAAAGTAAGAACTTCACTTTCAAATGCCACAGAGATGGTAGTGAGATATACTCAGTCAACTCATTGAACTTCCACCCT ATACATCACACTTTTGCAACCGCTGGATCTGATGgtgcatttaatttttgggaCAAGGATAGTAAACAGCGGCTCAAG GCCATGTCAAGGTGCGGGCAACCTATACCTTGCAGTACATTCAATAATGATGGCTCAATATTTGCGTACTCG GTGTGTTATGACTGGAGTAAGGGTGCAGAAAATCACAACCCTGCAACAGCAAAGACTTACATCTATCTGCACTTGCCACAG GAGACTGAGGTTAAAGGCAAACCACGGGCTGGGACAAGCGGGAGAAAGTAA
- the LOC102621900 gene encoding protein RAE1 isoform X1: MATFGAAAVATNQNPNKSIEVSQPPSDSVSSLCFSPKANILVATSWDNQVRCWEISRGGTGVASVPKASISHDHPVLCSTWKDDGTTVFSGGCDKQVKMWPLLSGGQPVTVAMHDAPIKEVAWIPEMNLLATGSWDKTLKYWDTRQPNPVHTQQLPDRCYALTVRYPLMVVGTADRNLVVFNLQNPQTEFKRINSPLKYQTRCVAAFPDQQGFLVGSIEGRVGVHHLDDSQQSKNFTFKCHRDGSEIYSVNSLNFHPIHHTFATAGSDGAFNFWDKDSKQRLKAMSRCGQPIPCSTFNNDGSIFAYSVCYDWSKGAENHNPATAKTYIYLHLPQETEVKGKPRAGTSGRK, encoded by the exons ATGGCTACTTTCGGTGCTGCTGCCGTTGCCACCAATCAAAACCCTAACAAGTCCATCGAG GTGTCTCAACCTCCCAGTGATTCTGTTTCAAGCCTTTGTTTCAGTCCCAAGGCCAATATCTTGGTTGCAACCTCATGGGATAATCAG GTAAGGTGTTGGGAAATTTCACGCGGTGGAACTGGTGTGGCCAGTGTGCCCAAGGCATCAATTTCGCATGACCATCCG GTCCTATGCTCAACATGGAAGGATGATGGAACTACTGTCTTCTCTGGAGGATGTGACAAGCAGGTCAAGATGTGGCCTTTACTCTCTGGTGGTCAGCCAGTGACTGTGGCTATGCATGATGCGCCAATTAAGGAGGTTGCTTGGATTCCAGAGATGAATCTACTTGCTACAGGAAGCTGGGACAAGACATTGAA GTACTGGGATACAAGGCAGCCAAATCCTGTGCACACTCAACAGCTGCCTGATCGCTGCTATGCACTTACAGTGAGATATCCACTTATGGTTGTTGGCACTGCAGATAGAAATCTAGTTGTCTTCAACTTGCAGAATCCTCAg ACTGAGTTCAAGAGAATCAATTCCCCGTTGAAGTACCAGACGAGATGTGTTGCTGCCTTTCCTGACCAGCAAGGTTTCTTG GTTGGTTCAATTGAGGGAAGGGTTGGTGTTCATCATCTTGATGATTCACAGCAAAGTAAGAACTTCACTTTCAAATGCCACAGAGATGGTAGTGAGATATACTCAGTCAACTCATTGAACTTCCACCCT ATACATCACACTTTTGCAACCGCTGGATCTGATGgtgcatttaatttttgggaCAAGGATAGTAAACAGCGGCTCAAG GCCATGTCAAGGTGCGGGCAACCTATACCTTGCAGTACATTCAATAATGATGGCTCAATATTTGCGTACTCG GTGTGTTATGACTGGAGTAAGGGTGCAGAAAATCACAACCCTGCAACAGCAAAGACTTACATCTATCTGCACTTGCCACAG GAGACTGAGGTTAAAGGCAAACCACGGGCTGGGACAAGCGGGAGAAAGTAA